The Haploplasma axanthum region AAATCAGAACAAAGAAGAGCAGCTAAAGCTGTAAACTTTGGGATTATTTATGGTATTGGTGCATGGAGTTTATCAGAAGATTTAAATATTACTCCAAAGGAAGCCCAAAACTTTATTGATAAGTATTTAGGTGTTTATCCTGAAATCAAGAAATATATGGAAGATATTGTTGAATTTGCTACAAAAAATGGTTATGTAGAAACATTAGTTAAAAGAAGAAGATATATTCCAGAATTAAAATCAACAGTCTTCATGCAACGTGAATTTGGAAAGAGAACATCATTAAATGCGCCAATTCAAGGAACAGCTGCTGATATTATTAAGATTGCAATGATTGATTTAGATAAATATCTGGAACAAAATAACAAAGAAAGTAAATTATTACTTCAAGTACATGACGAACTTATCTTAGAAGTTCCAGAATCAGAGATTAAAGAAATGGAAGAAATAGTTCCAAAAATAATGAGTAATGCGTATGACTTAAAAGTTAAACTAGAAGCATCCTGTGATACAGGAAAAACTTGGTATGATATATAAGGAAGTGTTAAAATGCCAGAATTACCAGAGGTAGAAGTTGTAAGAAATCAACTAAAAAAACAAGTCTTAAATAAAAAAATTATTAAAGTAGAAAGTTTCCATGATAATATTGTAAATGGCAATATCAATGAGTTCATAAGTATACTTACAGGAAACAAATTTATAGATGTTGAGCGATATGGTAAATTTTTAGTATTCATTCTTGATGATTGGCATGTTTTGATTTCACATTTAAGAATGGAAGGAAAATATCATATTAGAAATGTTAATGAAGAACGAAATAAACATGAACACATTATTTTTACATTTGAAGATGGAACAACATTACGATATCATGATACTAGAAAATTTGGAAAAATGGATTTAAGAACTAAAGGAAATTATTTAAAAGTAATGCCATTAATTCAATTGGGACCAGAACCTAAAGATATGAAACTTGGAGAATTATATAATAAAATTAAGAAACAAAATAAACCAGTAAAAGTATCATTGTTAGATCAAACGATAATAGCAGGGCTTGGAAATATTTATGTTGATGAAACACTCTTTATGAGCAAGATTCATCCAACAAGGCTATCAAGTAGTATATCTCTTGAAGAAGCAAATAATATTACATTAAATGCTCGAAAAGTCTTAGATAAAGCATTACTTCTTGGTGGAACAACAATTAGAACATTTTCAGCAACTGATGTTCATGGACGTTTTCAAAATGAACTTTTAGTTCATACTAAAAAAGGTGAACCATGTCCTGTTTGTGGTAATGAAATAATCAAAATTGTTGTAGGAGGAAGAGGAACATATGTCTGTGAATCATGTCAAAAATAAACCATACATATATGGATTAACTGGTGGTATAGCAACTGGTAAATCAACAGCAATTAACTTTTTCTTGAAAGAAGGAGTTAAAGTTTTTGATTCTGATTTAGCAGTTAAAAAAATATGGAGCGAAAACAAACAACTAGTTAAACATATGGATAGTAAGTATTGTATTGATATGAACACGAAAACAGGAAAGAGCAAGTTAGCTAAACTTCTCTTTGACAACAAAGATATTAGAAATGAATTAAATAGTTTAATCCATCCACTTGTTTTTAGAATGATTGATGAATGGATTATAGATAATAATAACGAGAAATTTTTAATTATTGATATGCCGCTTTTATTTGAAGTGAATTATCATAATTATATTAATAAAAGTATTTTAATCTATCTTGACAAAGATAAACAAATTGAACGATTAATGAATCGGGATAATTTGACAAAAGAAGAATCAATAAAACGCATTAATGCACAAATGGATTTAGAAGTGAAAAAAAACATGGCTGATTATATTATTAATAATAACAAAAGCCATCAAGATTTAGAAATTGAACTTGAAAGATTATTAAAGGTGATGAATAATGAAAACAAACAGTAAATTTAGTTTATTTATGCAAACAGACTTAAGTTCGTCTGATTTTAAAGTTTTATCACTTTTATATCAACCATTAATAGGTATTGAAGCATATGCAATATATACAACATTTTATAACTTAGCAAGAAAAGTTGCAGAAATACCACATCATATTTTCTTTGATATGTTAAATATTAAACAAAATGATTTTATAAAGTACCGAGAAAAATTAGAAGCAATTGGATTATTAGAAACATATGAGAAAAGCACTAGCCTATATCTATATGTCATAAAACCACCATTTACTGCTAAACAGTTTTTAGTTGATACTTTCTTAGGAACATATTTGGAAAGTGAAATTGGTGAAAAAAATCTTGCATTTTTACTTGAAATCTTTAAAGTTAATAAACCTGATACTATTGAATGTAAAAACATTACCAAATCATTTGATGACCTATACGAATTTAACACAAATGAATTATTAAAAGTTAATGTTGATTTAGAAGGCAGAAATGGTAATACAACAAAACTAATAAGAGATAGCATTGATTATAATCTGTTTGTAGAAAAACTTCCAAGAGCATTAAAAACATCAAACTTATTTAACGAAAACTTTAAACAAAAAATAGTTCAACTAGCATATGTATATCAATACAATGTAGAAGATCTAGTTAGTATATATGAAAATGCACATAAAGGAAGAAAAAATATTACGATTGAACAAATTAATTTGCAAGCTAAAAAATACTATGAACAAAAAAATAAAGAGTTGTTTGTTAAAGAGAAAATTGCTAATGAAGATGAAGCATTAAGTATTGTTCCTTTTAGTGTTATTGTTGATAAATACGTTACTGGAGATGTGATTAACAAATCTATGGCACTTGATACGATAAATGACTTTATAAGCCAAAATAATATTGATCCAGGAATATTAAATTTCCTTGTACTGTTTATACTTAAAAATAAAAATGGTGCATTGCCACCAGTAAACTACTTAAATAAAGTTTGGGAATCATGGAGAAAAAAAGGTGTTCAAACTGTAAGTGATGCTATGCAGTTACAACGTGAAGCTGATGAATATCGAAAAAATAATGCATATAGTAAAAATAATACTAAGAAAGAAGCTAATGAACCAGATTGGCTTGATGAATATATGAAAGATTTATTTAAAAAGGAGGATTAATATGACTTTAGATGAAATAAGAAAAAGAATATCAAAAGATTCAGAGACAAAAAATTTAAAAATTGCTGATGTTGACCTATTAAAAGTAAATAAATATCTTGACGATAGAGATAAAGAATTTGATGGTTCAAAATTAAAGTTAATTACTGAGCCATATATTGATGTTATTTATGTTGAAACAGAAGCAACAAAAGAAAAAAGATTAAATGATAAAATGAGAAGAAATCTGCATGTCTTTGGTAGTGATGTTTTTATAAATAAAGATGCATCTTTTACTAATTTTAAAGTACTTGATGATCAACGCTCTAAAGCATTAGAAATCTCAATCAAATTTGTTGATGACTTTTTAAGTGGAAAACAAGTTAAAGGTATTTTTTTGCATGGAATGTATTCAACAGGTAAGACATACTTATTATCAGCAATAGCGAATGAGTTAGCGAGAAAAGAAAAAACGGTTTTATTTGTGTTTTTACCAGACCTTGTAAGAGTTATTAAAGGTGGAATTAGTA contains the following coding sequences:
- a CDS encoding DnaD domain protein codes for the protein MKTNSKFSLFMQTDLSSSDFKVLSLLYQPLIGIEAYAIYTTFYNLARKVAEIPHHIFFDMLNIKQNDFIKYREKLEAIGLLETYEKSTSLYLYVIKPPFTAKQFLVDTFLGTYLESEIGEKNLAFLLEIFKVNKPDTIECKNITKSFDDLYEFNTNELLKVNVDLEGRNGNTTKLIRDSIDYNLFVEKLPRALKTSNLFNENFKQKIVQLAYVYQYNVEDLVSIYENAHKGRKNITIEQINLQAKKYYEQKNKELFVKEKIANEDEALSIVPFSVIVDKYVTGDVINKSMALDTINDFISQNNIDPGILNFLVLFILKNKNGALPPVNYLNKVWESWRKKGVQTVSDAMQLQREADEYRKNNAYSKNNTKKEANEPDWLDEYMKDLFKKED
- the coaE gene encoding dephospho-CoA kinase (Dephospho-CoA kinase (CoaE) performs the final step in coenzyme A biosynthesis.); its protein translation is MSVNHVKNKPYIYGLTGGIATGKSTAINFFLKEGVKVFDSDLAVKKIWSENKQLVKHMDSKYCIDMNTKTGKSKLAKLLFDNKDIRNELNSLIHPLVFRMIDEWIIDNNNEKFLIIDMPLLFEVNYHNYINKSILIYLDKDKQIERLMNRDNLTKEESIKRINAQMDLEVKKNMADYIINNNKSHQDLEIELERLLKVMNNENKQ
- the mutM gene encoding DNA-formamidopyrimidine glycosylase codes for the protein MPELPEVEVVRNQLKKQVLNKKIIKVESFHDNIVNGNINEFISILTGNKFIDVERYGKFLVFILDDWHVLISHLRMEGKYHIRNVNEERNKHEHIIFTFEDGTTLRYHDTRKFGKMDLRTKGNYLKVMPLIQLGPEPKDMKLGELYNKIKKQNKPVKVSLLDQTIIAGLGNIYVDETLFMSKIHPTRLSSSISLEEANNITLNARKVLDKALLLGGTTIRTFSATDVHGRFQNELLVHTKKGEPCPVCGNEIIKIVVGGRGTYVCESCQK
- a CDS encoding ATP-binding protein, giving the protein MTLDEIRKRISKDSETKNLKIADVDLLKVNKYLDDRDKEFDGSKLKLITEPYIDVIYVETEATKEKRLNDKMRRNLHVFGSDVFINKDASFTNFKVLDDQRSKALEISIKFVDDFLSGKQVKGIFLHGMYSTGKTYLLSAIANELARKEKTVLFVFLPDLVRVIKGGISSGDMEDKVMKLKQTDVLMIDDLGGENLTVWFRDEIFLPIIQYRLSANLPTLFTSNMTLEQLVEPLSIDYTLKENKLKAIRIIRRISDYNHQIELVTNFK